Genomic DNA from Halobaculum sp. CBA1158:
CGGCGGCGTGGACCCGGTCGACCCGGCTGTCGGCGAGCGCCCGACGCACGCGCTCGACCATCGCGACGCCGTCGACGAGCACGAGCGGTTTCTCCGTGTCCGCGCCGTCCGCGCCGAGGCGGGTCCCTCGGCCGCCGCACATCACGAGAGCGTCCACGCGATCACCCCCGCGTGCAGCCCGGCGACGCGGGCCAGTTCGTTCGCCGCGCCGAGCACGTCGCCGCTGACGCCGCCGAGGCGAGCGCGCGCCCACCACAGGACCGCGGCCGCGACGACGACGGCGGCAGCGAGAACGGCGACGCCGGGGGCGACCCGGGGCCACCCGACCAGCGTCGCGGGCGCGGTCGCGAGCGCGACGCCGGCGAGCGCGGTCGGACCGGACTCCTCCGTCAGCGCCGATCCGAGCCCCTCGTGGGGCGCGTCGCCGAGGCACACGAGCGTCGCCATCGCGGCCTTCGCGGCCACCTCCCCGGCGAGGACGACGCCGACGGTCGCGAGGAGGTCGACGCGGGCCAGGTCCGCGAGCGCGAGGCCGGCGGTCGCCAGTCCGACGACGACAAGCGCCAGCGCCAGCGCGCCGCCGACGCCGACGGCGCTGTCTTTCAGCACCTCGTGACGGCGGTCGGCGTCGCCGTGGACGACCGCCGCGTCGCCCAGGTCGGCCACGCCGTCGAGGTGGGTGATCCCGGTGACGACGTACGTCCAGACGACAAGCGCCAGCGCCGCTGTCGGCGTCGGCACAGCGACCGGGACCAGCGCCGGCACCGCGACCGCCGCCGCGAGGAGGCAGCCGAGCGCGTAGCCGGCGACCGGCATTGCCGCCGGGCTCCGGCGGAACGCCTCCCACCCCGGCTCGTCGTGTCCGACCGGGATCCGCGAGAGGAAACCGACCGCGCCGGCGACGGCCGCGAGCGGCCTCACGGCCACGCCGCCACCCCCGTGACTGCCGGCGGTGCGGCCGGCGTCGCGGCCGACGGTCCCGCGACCGCGACGCCGGCCAGCAGGAACGCCAGCGCCCCCGCGATCGCCACCGCCCGCACCCCCGCCCGCGCCGCCGCGAGCGAGGGGAGGTCGGCGTCCGGATTCAGCACGTACGCGCCCGGCTTCGAGAGCCGCACGCCGAGGGCGGCCGCCGCGGTCGCCATCGGCCACCCGGAGTTCGGCGAGGCGGGCACGCGGGCCCACTCGCGGGCGTCGAGGAGCGATCCGGGCGAGCCGGCGGCGACGGCGAGCAACACGGCCGAGACGCGGGCGGGAACCCACATAACCGCGTCGTCGAGGCGGGCGCTGGCGGTGCCGACCGGCGTCCCCGGATACCCGAGCATCGAGTCGAGCGTGTTCACGCCCTTCACCCACGCGGCGGCGGCGACCCCGACCGCGGGCGACGCCTGCGCGCCGACCGCGAACGCCACGAGCGGGGCGACGAGTCCGTCCGCGAGGTTCTCGGCGGCGCTTTCGACGGCCGCGCTGCGGATCTCCGCGGCCGACAGCGTCGACGTGTCCCGGCCCACCAGCGCGATCGCAGACTCCCGAGCGGCGTCGGCGTCGCCCTCGGCCGCCTCGATCACCTCGGTCGCGACCGAGACGAGCATCCGCAGGCTCACCAGCGAGAACAGCGCGACCCCGGCGACGACGGCGGTCGCGACCGCCGAGGGGACCGCTCCGATTTCCGCGTCGGCGACGACGGAGGCCGTGCCCTCGACGACGCCCCACGCGACCGCCGCGAACGCCAGCGGGAGGACGAGCGCGACGGCGACGCCGACGGCCCGCGGGCGAGTCCACTCGCGGTCGACCGCGTCCACGACGCGCCCGAACGCGGCGATCGGGTGCACGCGACTCGGCGGTTCCGCGACCGCGGCGTCGAGTGCCGCCGCCAGCCCGACGGCCGCGAGCGCGGTCAGCCCCATCGCCGTCCGACGACCGCGGGGAGTTCCGCCAGCGACACGCCGTCCGCGTCGGCCCGGACGAACCGACCGCCCGCGTCTCGGATCCCGCCGTCGGTCGCCGGGTCGTCGCCGACGTGGCACAGCCGACCGACCGAGACGCCGAGGCCGTCGGCGACCGCCTCGAACGCCCGCGGGTCCGGCTTGCGCCACCCGCAGGCGACGCTCGCGACGACGGCGTCGAGCGCGTCCGGGTCGAGCCCTGAACGCTCCAGCGACTGCTCGACCAGCCCGGGAACGCTGCAGTTCGAGAGCACGCCGACGGGGCGCTCCGCGGCGAGGGCCGCGACCGCCTCGGTCGCCCCCGGCCGCGTCTCGACGGGCCGATCGAACGCCGCGCGGACGGCCGCCGCGGCGTCGTCGACGAACGCCCGCGGCTCCCGGTCGGGGTCGTCCCCGGCCAGCGCGGCCGCGACGTGGTGGTGGAGCGGTCGCTCGACGCCCGGCGCGTGATCGAGGTGGGGCGTCGCGTACGCCGTCTCCCAGTCCTCCGACACCGACACCCCCTGGTCGCGGAGGGCGGTCGCGATCGCACCCGCGGGATCGCTCGGCCTGTCGGCGTCGACGAGCGTCCCGAACAGGTCGAGCGAGACCGCCGCGACCGGTCCGTCGCCGTCGGTCGACTCGCCGGCGCGCACGTCGCCGGCGCGTGCGTCGCCGTGTGCCACCTCAGATCGCCTCCAGGAACGCGTCGAACGCGCCGCTCTCGGGGTGGACGTGCGCGTACGTGGCGAGCGTCCGGTACTCGGTGAGCCCGTCCATGCCGTCGGCGATGCCGTCGCCGCGGACCACCTCGAAGGCGAACCGGGCGTCGCCGGCCACGTCCGCCGACGAGTAATGGAACTCGTGGCCTCGGAGGGTGTCGCCGCCGGCGGCGGTGAGCGCGTCGTCGCGGGCGCGGAGTTCGACGTGATCCAGCGCCTGATACCGGTCGTGCATCTGCACGTCCGCGGGGAGCACGCCGGCCATCTCGTGGGTGTCGCCGTCGGCGGTCGTCAGCGTCTCCGACAGCGCCATCAGCCCCCCGCACTCCCCGAGGACGGGGAGGCCGTCGGCGGCCCGCTCCCCGATCTCTGCGATCGCGTCGCTGTCGGCGAGGGCGGCCGCGTGGAGTTCGGGGTAGCCGCCGGGGAGGTAGACGGCGTCGCAGTCGGGGAGTGAGTCCCCGCGGGTGGGCGCGAAGGTGACGACCGCGGCGCGCTCGCGCAGGCGCTCCAGCGTCGCCGGGTAGCGGAACGCGAAGGCGGCGTCGTCGGCGACGGCGACGCGGGTTCCGGTCGGCGACGACCCGCTTCCCGGCCCTCCTCGCGACCCGCCTCCCGACCCGTCTTCCGGGCCGCGCTCGCGTTCGGGCGGTCGCGGCGGCTCGCGCGCGAGGTCGGTCAGCGCCTCGCTGTCGAGATGCTCGGCGGCCGACTCCAGGGCCTCCTCGGGGAGCGGCGACTCCTCGCCCATGTGGAGGCCGAGGTGGCGGTCCGGGATCTCGAGATCAGGATCCGGCGGGATCCGCCCGAGGTAGGCCATCCCGTCGGGGAGCGCGTCGCGGATCCCCGCCTCGTGGCGGCCGCCGTGGGCGCGCTGGGCGATGACGCCCGCGACCTCGACCTCGCGGTCCGCGTGGGCGGCGTACTCGCGAAAGCCCAGCGCCGTGGCGGCGACGCTCTCCATCCCCGCTTTCGCGTCGACGACGAGCACGACCGGGAGGTCGAGCGCCTCGGCGACCATCGCGGTGCTGGAGCCGTCGCCGTCGTACAGTCCCATCACGCCCTCGACGACGGCCACGTCTCCCTTCCCGCGGTGGTAGTTCCGCCGGACGCCGTCCTCGCCCTGCAGCCACACGTCGAGCGTCCGCGAGGGGGTCCCGGCGACCGCCTCGTGGTGGCTCGGGTCGATGAAGTCGGGGCCGGCCTTCGCCGGCTGGACCGCGTGGCCGGCGGCCTCGAGCGCCCGGATCGTCGCCAGCGTCGCCACCGTCTTGCCGACGCCGGAGGCTGTGCCGCCGAGGACGAGCCCCCTCATCGGTCCGCCTCCGGCGTCGCCGCTCCCTCCGTCGCGGACGCCTCACGTCCCGCGAGCAGTCGGTCGTACACGTCGGCGATTCGAGCGCGGAGGTCGGCCGTCGACGCAGCCGACTCGTCGATCAGGCGGAGTGCCCCGCCCATC
This window encodes:
- the cobS gene encoding adenosylcobinamide-GDP ribazoletransferase; this encodes MAVRPLAAVAGAVGFLSRIPVGHDEPGWEAFRRSPAAMPVAGYALGCLLAAAVAVPALVPVAVPTPTAALALVVWTYVVTGITHLDGVADLGDAAVVHGDADRRHEVLKDSAVGVGGALALALVVVGLATAGLALADLARVDLLATVGVVLAGEVAAKAAMATLVCLGDAPHEGLGSALTEESGPTALAGVALATAPATLVGWPRVAPGVAVLAAAVVVAAAVLWWARARLGGVSGDVLGAANELARVAGLHAGVIAWTLS
- a CDS encoding CobD/CbiB family cobalamin biosynthesis protein — protein: MGLTALAAVGLAAALDAAVAEPPSRVHPIAAFGRVVDAVDREWTRPRAVGVAVALVLPLAFAAVAWGVVEGTASVVADAEIGAVPSAVATAVVAGVALFSLVSLRMLVSVATEVIEAAEGDADAARESAIALVGRDTSTLSAAEIRSAAVESAAENLADGLVAPLVAFAVGAQASPAVGVAAAAWVKGVNTLDSMLGYPGTPVGTASARLDDAVMWVPARVSAVLLAVAAGSPGSLLDAREWARVPASPNSGWPMATAAAALGVRLSKPGAYVLNPDADLPSLAAARAGVRAVAIAGALAFLLAGVAVAGPSAATPAAPPAVTGVAAWP
- a CDS encoding HAD family hydrolase, encoding MAHGDARAGDVRAGESTDGDGPVAAVSLDLFGTLVDADRPSDPAGAIATALRDQGVSVSEDWETAYATPHLDHAPGVERPLHHHVAAALAGDDPDREPRAFVDDAAAAVRAAFDRPVETRPGATEAVAALAAERPVGVLSNCSVPGLVEQSLERSGLDPDALDAVVASVACGWRKPDPRAFEAVADGLGVSVGRLCHVGDDPATDGGIRDAGGRFVRADADGVSLAELPAVVGRRWG
- a CDS encoding cobyrinic acid a,c-diamide synthase, with product MRGLVLGGTASGVGKTVATLATIRALEAAGHAVQPAKAGPDFIDPSHHEAVAGTPSRTLDVWLQGEDGVRRNYHRGKGDVAVVEGVMGLYDGDGSSTAMVAEALDLPVVLVVDAKAGMESVAATALGFREYAAHADREVEVAGVIAQRAHGGRHEAGIRDALPDGMAYLGRIPPDPDLEIPDRHLGLHMGEESPLPEEALESAAEHLDSEALTDLAREPPRPPERERGPEDGSGGGSRGGPGSGSSPTGTRVAVADDAAFAFRYPATLERLRERAAVVTFAPTRGDSLPDCDAVYLPGGYPELHAAALADSDAIAEIGERAADGLPVLGECGGLMALSETLTTADGDTHEMAGVLPADVQMHDRYQALDHVELRARDDALTAAGGDTLRGHEFHYSSADVAGDARFAFEVVRGDGIADGMDGLTEYRTLATYAHVHPESGAFDAFLEAI